The Mauremys reevesii isolate NIE-2019 linkage group 3, ASM1616193v1, whole genome shotgun sequence genomic sequence AATGGAAGGtgtaattattttaaataccTCCTTGTCTTGTCATTGGCTGGAGACAAGAAATAAAATTGAAGGATTTCAGGAACAAATTAGTCAGAAAGCTAAAGAGAAGCTAAGATGGAAATAATAGGCTAGGAATCTCAAAATGGGGAGTACAACAGGTTACAGCAGGACCAAGactagagaggggaaaaaaatttgACGGCACCGTTTGGATGTATCTAACTACTGCCAATCTCTGGTTTGCCACCTGGCTCAGTGTCTTTTACTGCATGCAGATTTCCAACTTCAGCTGACCCCTCTTCTTCTGGCTGAAGATGAGACAATCAGGGCTACTGACACAGCTACTCGTTGTCTCCTTGCAGGCCCGCTGAtgcggggtgggaaggggcaattgcccaggggctcCAAACCCTGTGTTTTGGGGGCCCTATGGGCCGGCACGATTGGTCAATGCGGTCGGTCCCAGAAGTGACAGGTCAGTCCCAGAAGTGACTGATCTGTCACTTCTGCCCCAGGTCCCAcacccccctagggatggccctggccttggggcccagaattgctgttGGCGGGCCTGTCTCCTTGCTCATTCTGTCCCTTCAGCAGGGTGTGTATATAGCCAGTATTTACGCAGCTCAGTAAAGACTACCAGGAAACTTACCACAGTGGAATGTAGATATAAGGATACTTCCTCCATTGGCCTCATTATTTCATCCATGCTTGGAACATACATACActtcattatatttttttaattcatccATACAATTGTTAGTCACTTCTCTGTGCAAACATATCAAGAGGATGGAAAAAAATGCAAGCAGCTCCAGGGAGGCCAGCAGTGAGGCTCACGACAGTGCTGTTACATCTCTGAgctctttccttttattttatattgtttaTTTTGTGTCACGAGGTCTATTTTTTTTATCAAAAACATTTGCTGATGGCAGCCTTTACTTCATTAGGTTCTGTGGAGTGATAATGGCTGCTTATCCCTCTGGGCACTCTGTTTTCCTGATTTTAGGCAATCCGAAGATGAAGAAAGCAGCAATGAGGGCTCTAAACCATGCCAAGTGCAGGCTGACAGAGGAGACTCCATAAAATCTCCCATGACTAGAACCCGCAGAAAGAGATCCATGGCTATATTGTGTAATAGGAGCAAATGCCTCAAATAGAATGAATAGCAGTAGTCCAATCTGAAAATGAAGGAGcaataattaaaatcaataataataataataaaaatcaggAAAGAAGATCAATAGAAAAAAGTTTGTGAAGCTGGTCACAGACAGTCACTGCACAGAAATGAGGAAGTGGATATACAAATAAAAGGCAGGACAAAGGATTAGATCATCCCAAATGTAAAAGAATCTTTCTGGGATTTGCATCCCAACAAACACAGGTGAGTCTTCGAAGTTCAGTAGCTGAAAACATCTCCTATCTCACTTTCGGCTGTGATACAAAGGCAGGACAACACAGGCCCCAATAAGTTACCAGAAGCCTGGCACTTCAGTGAAGAGCTTCAAAAGCTGGACAAGCGTTAGTGACCACAGGCAGAACCATGCTTCCTGCAACTATTATTGGTTTGATCATTTTAGGAATTGAGTTCATTACAGGGATTATAGCAAACGGATTGATAATCATTGTAAATTGTACTGAGTGGATCAGAAGCAGAAAACTGACCTGTTGTGACATGATCTTGACTAGCCTGGGCATCTCCAGATTTTTCATACAGTGGACAATGTTCGTTCACAATATCTTTGCATTATCTCCAGTGATGAATGGAGAGTGTGCCATACAGAGAAACCTCTATATTTTTAGCATGTATCTAAATACTCTCAGCCTCTGGTTTGCTACGTGGCTCAGTGTCTTCTACTGCGTGAAGATTGCCAACTTCAGCCAACCTCTCTTCCTCTGGCTGAAGCAGAGAATATCAGGTCTAGTGCCACAGCTACTCATGAGCTCCTTGCTGGTCTCCTTGGTCACCTGTCTCTTTTCAGTCAATGTCATAGGTAGAAAGTACATAGGCAATTCAACGAATAATCTGTCAGGAAACACCAGAGTGGAATGTAGCCATAATGTGAATTCATCTTCTGGTCTTGTTATTTTGTACATGCTTGGatattcctttcctttttttatatTTGTTGTTTCTGCAGTACTGTTAATCATTTCTCTGTGGAGACACACCAAGAGGATGGAGAAAAACACAAGCATCTCCAGGGACACCATTACTGAGGCTCATGTCAGTGTAATTAAAGGTCTGATTGCTTTCATTTTCTTCTACATTTCATATTTTGTGGCAACAGtgctatttttattacaaatatttgcccaCACAAGTCTCTATTTCACATGGTTCTGTGTAGTGGTAGTGGCTGCTTATCCTTCTGGGCACTCTGTTATCCTGATCCTGGGTAACCCCAAATTGAAGAGGGTAGCAGTGAGGGCTCTGAACTATGCAAAATGCTGGCTGAGAGATGAGGCTTCATAAAATCACTCATGATCAAACTCCACAAAAACAGCCCCTTCCTCCCTTCTATTCATGAAATAATTCCCCCCTACCACTGCATGCACTAAAATTAGAAGATTTCCCTCCAGAGCTTTGCTTCATGTGAATAGCAGTAGAGGACAATGTTAAACTTAGAGTGACATGATTCTTTTAATCTAAATGTCTGTGAATTAATAACTCATAGAAGTCAAGGGCAAACTCCTATAAATTATAAGCTACGTTGTCTGAGACCGAGGAGTGGAAGAACCCTTGAACTGGTGCACATATCCAGTCATACTGGGGTCCTATGGTGAGAGATATTGACTGGACTGTCCATGGTCAAGCTATGAGATCTGCAGAATACCAGATACTTGTAAGGACCTCTGATCAAAAACATCACATTAACAAATGAAAAGATGACCTAGAGGATCTACCCTGTTGTTATGAAAGGTGCTAGAGGCTGCCACCAGGTAAGCCTTTGCTCCAAAGACAATGATAGACCAAGTTAAAGTCAACGGGTGTGCCAAAAAAAGAGCATTTAAGTCCCTTTATGTAGTAGAGACAGCTACAAACAATGTCCAAGGCACATGGCTGGTCAGAGCTAAGCTGCATAGACTGATGGGCTTCCCGGATTGCAAACACAGGGGTTAGGATATTGGTTTATGTGCTAGGGGCACAAAGCCAGGAGAAAGCCTGGAGAAGCAGTTGTGAATATGACCCTGAGAGGAAGCAGATGGACAGTGCTTCTGGGGCACAACAGTTGATGAAGTGGCAGACTTGGAGAATTTTGAGCCGTGAAACTGCCTGAAGTTGTTTATTTCTACTGTGTTCAGGAATACAGGAATTTGTATAAACTTCTGTAAATAAACAAGGTTACACTGAAAAATATCACCCAGCTCATATCATCAATTTCTCATCCTAATTTAAACAACCTGGCAAGGCCCTGAGTATTGGCTAACTGTTCATGCCAATGGGGCAACACTGGTGTTAGTTGCAGGAGAGAGCTTTCAAAGAGAGAAATTGTGAGCTGGTATTCCTGCTGACTGCCATGGGAACAGATAACGAAGGTGCTCCCAGAAATCAAAGCAAATCAATAGCAAACTGGGATTTAATGCTAGccaaaagaaatgaaaacaaaagctgGAGATGTCCCAGAAGGAACTAAGAAGACTTAAAGGAAGAGCTGGAGACATTTCAAAAGTAATTAAAGCAACATTTGGAGGTTTCCTAGGAAGGACTGAAATAACCAGCAGTCTTAAATAATAAAACTTTGTTGGAGCAGCAGCTAGAAAATTCCCAGTCTGGATGTAAGGAACAAAAAAGTAACCTAGGAAGGAATTAAGTGTTGCAGACCCATGTGGATGTCAGCTTCCTGGCTGAGGAATCAGGGCAGCCAGAGAACTTGGCTAAGACAGAACACCTTATAGtacttttttccccatttgtaacCCACAGAGACCCAGTAGGGAGAGGTCAGTTTATTCCAGCTCAAGTAATACAAATGTCCGTTATCTTGGAGGGGAGAGTTGGCTCAGTTGTACATCAAAGCCTAAATGAATGGGTGGAGAGATGAAGAGAGCGGCAGCTTTCTAGCAGCCAACTTGAGTGGCCATCTCTGATGGCGCTGCAGAATTCACTCCAGAAAACAGACTGTATTGTTCAGATTTGGTTCAAGCACTTGACATGCAGTGTGGAGCCAGCCATCAGTGTGAGCTGGCCAGGGCACAGTTAAGGGCTAGAAGGAGAGGAAAAGAAGAGCACTCAGCTCAACAGACAGAAAACACGAGGAGACTTGTGTTCCAGATTTGAATGAGGACTTCCAGGACAAACTAGTAATGGATCAGTTTTTATAGAAGCTCAGTTGAACTTCAGCATGCAGCTCAAGGTTAGCAAAAGAAGACCGACGACATTTTGTGAGTCTGGGGAATTTGCCACAGACTCTTAGAAGCAGCCCACCAGAGAAGAAAGTACTCTCCAATGGGGAAGACGGAAGCTGATCACCATGAGCTCTAAGTACAGATCTGTGTCTAATTTATATGGTGGTACTGGGAATTCTAATTTCTTCATGACACTTTTTATGCATTGGAAACATTGTTAAATGTAATTTGTAAAACCAAGGGGTATTGCCAATGAGGCAAACATTAAGGGAAGCAAGTCAGTTAAATGCTGGTGCAGAAAAAGTTAGGCCATAAAAAGAAGGATTGTTATAAATATAAGGCTGGCCAGTACAGAGGATCACAAAAGTCCCAGTTGACAAATGAGGGAACATCAAGCTGAAGGGGCCATGCTTGAAGGTACAAGGATTAGCCCCATGGTCTTTGTTTACATCTTGGCAGTTAAACAACAGTAAAAGGAGTTTAGCTATTGAATGCTAAATAGACCTAACTGGTCTCAAATAGAGACAGGGACTGGGGAACAGGCACGTGTCCAAAAATGGAGAAAACTGGTTTGAAAAGTAGATCTCTGGAATTGAGCAAGAAGTCTGGGTAGCCAAGATAGCGAATGAGCTAATAAGAGGTTTGGATTCCATTATAGACAATAACTGCATAAGAAATGCCAAAAAAAGTGTGGCCCAGGTGAAACAAATTATTTCTGGACAATGGATTTGCAGTGAACAAGTTGTCCTCCTGCCTCCTGGACAACAGCTGCTTGCTGTTTTAGCTTTCCAGCATGGGAAAGATGGGGAGTGATTGAAACCTGCTTTGAGACCCAGAGTCTCAGGGGAATTCTAGTTAGTAAAGTTCTTGTGATTTCTGTCTGTTCACTGAATGTTTCTAACAAACAGCAAATGGTAAAAGCAGGAATTTCAAGTGAAAATTCCTGGCCATCTCCCCAGACACTCACAGATGGGTGGAGTTTTGTGGGGCTCTGCTGCTATTATAGAAAGTTTATTTGTGAGTTCACCAATATTGGGAAACATTGCATAGGCTGAGTGAGAAATCAAAACCATTTCAGTGGTCGACAGAGTGTGATTTGGCATTTCCAGAACTGAAAGGGATCCTTGTGACTGCTCCTCTCTTAGCCTGTTTGTATTTCAAAACCCCTTTCATATTTCACACGGATGCTAGCACTCACGGACGCAGTTGTATTGACACAAGAATATAAGGACCATCTGAGAAGGTGCCAGGGGAACAGAATTTCAGCTTGACTGTCCCAGAGACTGAGAGTGTAGCTGTGGAAGTTGAGGCTGGGAGAATTGTGACACTAATGAATTCCCTATTAGGATAGAATAGGAGAAGTCTGTCACAATTTAGAGACTCCACAGAAACTCATGAAATGCTAACTGAGTCTCTGTCATGTCATCCATTTAATTCTGTTATTTGTAACCTAAAACTGCTTGTATCCCTCTGCCTGCTAAACACTGGCCAGAGGCTTAAGAAAAAATAGTTTTCTGAAACTCCCTCTCATGTTCAGAGTTGTTAGTTGACTAGTTCTGGCTCACTGTACAGCATCTCAGCACAGCAATAATTTCTGATCACTTCATACTAGCATGGAAAATAGCTTATTTTGCCACTTCATGTAGTGTTTAGTTAGGGAAAGTTTTAATAATAGAACAGTGTTGTGGTTCTCAGAAGTAGTGCAGCACATCACACTGATTAGGATTTCTACACAAGATGTTGCTTTATATCTGACATCTCCTGGATAAGTTTGAATGATTTGCACAACTTAATATCAAAGAATATCAAGCACTTACTCGCTCTAGTGACCAGTATAACAATTGCAGGTTTCTCTTTATAGTGCAGTTATTACATTGTGGATGAGACCAaatttctgctctcagttatactagtgtaaatatggagtatctccactgaaatcagtgtagTTGTTCCAGATTTACATTGATAACTGAAGCAGAATCTGGTTCAATGTCTTTAAACTGGGGCCTTTACTGTACTGATCAAAAGTATATGGTTAATGATTTCTGTATTCTGTAACAGTGGGAGACTGTGACTAAATGAATATATCCTGAAAGAGCCATCAAAGATCATCTTGGCTGGTTCTCTTTGATTGTGGGGTTTTTGAACTCCTAGTTAGAATGGTAATGATTCTTCAGTTATATTTTCCATCATTACTGAGCAGTGTTTTGGGTGTCACAACAAGATTTTtatatttcctttttgttttttaaagggcgGCTTCCAAAAGTGAAGTCCAATACAAACAAAATCTCTTCCATGGACTGAGATGAAAGTTGACTTAATTCCAAGATTCTTGAACTGTGTTGGTAGCTCCCAAAGAGAGTCTATGAAGCCTTTCTGTGAGGTCTGCAAAGTGCCTCGATTTTCCCTAGTCGCATCAGATATATATAATGTTTTGTACAATATAAGGGCCCAGCCCTGCATATGCTGAACATCTCCTGTGATGTTCTAAGGGCCCTCAACTCTGAGTGAAGTTCTTGGCAGCTTAGGGAGCTCAGCACCTTACAAGACCAGACCCTAAAGCTTAGAAACACATTTGACAGGAGGGGAACTGCtttatttctccctccccccaaaaattaaTAAGGGGACCATGATTTCTCAGGAAGTTGGAGAACTCATTGACTCTGATGTCACTTCTGTAAGAAGATTGTTAGGATAAAAAAgcagacagaggaaaagcattaAAGCTGGTATGATAGTTATAACTTTATCAGCCTTTAACTTCTGGAGGCTCATGCCAGCAGAGAGAGCAAGAAGAGAGCCTGTCCTGGGAATAATTATCCATGTTGATGGAAATTCTTCTGGAAAATAGTCTGGAAATTCTGTGTTGCCAACACTCGTGATATTATTGTGAGTATTGCAATGTTGGGCCATTTCTGGGGGTGCTCACAATCTTGCAAACAACTACGGGCATCTCAGGAATTTTGCATGAGTGGGATGCACTTCCCCACTTTGGCCTCTAGAGGATGCTGTTAGCACTTGTGCTTCAGTACCAGGGTGCCCCTGTTCACTCTGAGCAGGACAGAGCCACAGAGAAAGTGCAGCACATTAGAGGTGCCCCCTCCTCAAGTTCATCAGCAGCAGACTTGGCCCCTCCCACCATGGTCTAGGAACCCCCGTGTCTCTGCAGGCTGGAGAGAGCTGGCAGCTACAGGAGCCTTCCAGGAGGGAAAGGGAGCTGGTGAAGAGGGCGACTGCTGAGGTGGGGTAATGGGGGAGAGTCTGGGGAAGAGCCAGGGTGCCTGGAATGCTAGGGTGGGGGGAGCTTGGGAACAGGCACACAGGGGATTGGGAtggggtcagggagcagggggctgcatATTTGTACGTACATGTTCGTATGCATTTAGGTTTgaattgtcacacacacacacacacacacaggggaagGGGGATGTACAAAATCAAGAAGACAGACTAAACCCACAATTTACTCTTTATTTAAAACATCTCATGACTTCTAGGCCAATCTCAATTTGTTTTTGGACCGTGACTCCTGATGTTTGAACTACTGTTAGGGTTGACAATACTGTGGGCTAATAGGATGGGAAAAAACAGGATAACTATGGGCCTCTTGGAATTATCATGGCTTCCTTCTCCAGATTTGCTTGGTCTGACACTCTTATTGGGGACTGAGctgagcaggggtgaaagtaacttacaggaactgctggaatcctgggggaggggggaaatggcctcatccagaagaggcgtggcctctcaagatttaaaggccttggggaaccagctgtggctgggagacccagggcctttaaatcaaccaggggctcccagctgcagaggtggctgggagcccccccagggctcaggggcaaattaaagggcccggggctctggctgccagggggaccctgagctttgcggggctgggtcagggatttaaagggcccagagctcctgtcgctgagggaagcccggagccctttaaatcctggccccagcctggccgccagagccgtggccaggattcaaagggctctgggctgcctgcagctgcggggagctttgagccctttaaatccctgccccagcccggacaCCGGAGCCatggccgggatttaaagggctctgggctgcccgcagctgcggggagctctgagccctttaaatcccagctgcggcagggattcaaagggctctgagcccATCagggctgaaccatcagggaacagctgagtttaaactattcttatgcagggagcaagcttctctctccctccctcagtcagtctccttttcttactggtcctccgtaccggcacataccagcttactttcacctctgggactGCGGCTGTTAGTTCTCCTggaatttattatcctgttttcTGGTTTCTCTGCTGCTGTTGACAAGCTTCTCCGTCCACATGGGATTTTAAGCAGTTCCTTCCAATAAAGCACACAACAGAGCTTCTCAAGAAGGCTCCTTTCCCCCACATGGTGTTCAAGTCAGCTCCATTATCAGCTCACCAACTGATGTCAAAGCAGATAAAGTTACAGAGATTGTCTCCCTGATTCTCTGTGAGAAAGAAAAAGACTTTCCAGATTTGACATTCCATGCCTGTGGTTACACCCCATTCTGTCTAGTTCTCCAAAAGCTTTACAACCGGCCTGGCAAGAAAAGAGAATATAAGATAATTACATCAAACAATTGAATTTTGTTGAGACATTAACTGTCATTTGGTATTTTTCTTGGTTTCCAGATATGTGTCACTTTTACCAAGAGGCATGATTGTTTCCATCAAAAAGTAAGTTTGCCAATTACCTACCATAAAGCTCATTAAGATTAATGTTAGTGAAAAAACCAAATCTGACTCTCATCATGAATGTCAATTATTCAAGTAATAAAGAATAGTTACTAGTTGGGAAATTACCaaggaaaattaatttaaattagttTGTGACAAGCTTAATACACTCCTATAAATAAGCACCTGTGATCTCAACACTATAGTGCATGGCACAATTGTTACATGATCTTAAATGTTCTCAGGTAAGGCCTGACTCTGAGAGGTTAAAAACACCCACAGTTCCTATCAACTTCACTCAatgctgtgggtgctcagcacctgtcaAGAACAAGCCATTAAAGACTCAAACAAGTCCCTGTTTCAGTTTTGCTAGTAAATTAGGCAAAAGCTTGAAAATCCAGAAGTTAGCAATATCCCATTGCTGGAAGTATGAAGCTAGTGCATGAAAAAGAGTTCCAAATGAACACTCCTTAAATGTCTGTGACCTGGTCAATTAGATCAGGAGGGGCTAAATTCACATGTAACCAAGGGGGGTTGGTAATTCCTCAGCTGGATATATGTTAGTGGTCACCTGAGTTATTCAGAGAGGATGGGTTACTC encodes the following:
- the LOC120401130 gene encoding taste receptor type 2 member 1-like codes for the protein MLPATIIGLIILGIEFITGIIANGLIIIVNCTEWIRSRKLTCCDMILTSLGISRFFIQWTMFVHNIFALSPVMNGECAIQRNLYIFSMYLNTLSLWFATWLSVFYCVKIANFSQPLFLWLKQRISGLVPQLLMSSLLVSLVTCLFSVNVIGRKYIGNSTNNLSGNTRVECSHNVNSSSGLVILYMLGYSFPFFIFVVSAVLLIISLWRHTKRMEKNTSISRDTITEAHVSVIKGLIAFIFFYISYFVATVLFLLQIFAHTSLYFTWFCVVVVAAYPSGHSVILILGNPKLKRVAVRALNYAKCWLRDEAS
- the LOC120401128 gene encoding LOW QUALITY PROTEIN: taste receptor type 2 member 40-like (The sequence of the model RefSeq protein was modified relative to this genomic sequence to represent the inferred CDS: substituted 1 base at 1 genomic stop codon) — translated: MYLTTANLWFATWLSVFYCMQISNFSXPLFFWLKMRQSGFCGVIMAAYPSGHSVFLILGNPKMKKAAMRALNHAKCRLTEETP